In Xiphophorus hellerii strain 12219 chromosome 8, Xiphophorus_hellerii-4.1, whole genome shotgun sequence, the genomic window TGTATGAAGGGGCTGAATTCACttagcagcagcaacaacaaaaaaggcataaaaacCAATTCAGTTAAAACCCCATTTGATGACCTTACCTTTATTCTTGTCtgaatgttgctgatgtcaggACACTCTATGCTGCCGCTGTCTAAGTGCCTTTAATCAGAGTAAAAGACGCAATTTTATACCCAAGCAACAAGATCAAAGCAAACAAGCCAATTTAATTGAATTCATATGGTTGTAATCATAAAGTGAAAACGGAAAATTTGACGTTTGTTCTCCATCACCAAGCTGCACCGACATTGTTAGCTGTGCATCagctccccctggtggccaAAGTTAAACACCGTCCACCATGCCGATAATGCGAGTGAATCACGCAtgacaaatgcttttttttgtcttacgAGAACGATAAAAACCGCTCACAACAGtaataatgtagaaaaaagCTAGTCTCCACGTTTACCACTGCATTTAGGAGCTTTTGTGAGGAAAATATGTTAGAATGTATGATAAACttgatattattttaataaaacaagagTATTCtatgtaaaacaacaatattctCACCCTATCCTGTCACCTTGAGTAGGTGGAGAAAAAAGCTAAGCCAACCTTTTTATGAAGGCCTTTAAAAACTGCAAGTGTTGAACATAAAAGCGTAAAAAGAATTAGAAATTTTCAAGTAAAACCAAATTTAATGTTAATAAAGATGCAAAAAATCTCCAGAAAATGTGAATCCATAAGCTTTCTTTCTGTTGAATTTCAGTAAATAAGCACAAGTCCAGGTTAACAAGCTGCAAGCgatataaaacaagaaaaacccTGTTCAATAATCGTCCAGTAAATGTTAATAGTTTGTCATATGGCAGCTATTCACTTTTGATAATTAACTTTTGATCTAGTACTGGTTATTTTGgtcaaatacaaacacacacttacCTGTACAGTTCAGCCAAGTAGAAGTCAAGATGTTTCAGCTCCTcaaaaagatctgaaaatcaaagaaaaaaaaatgaaatcaacaaATGTGTGACAACACAATAGTAAATAAAGATGAGTTGCTCACTTCTTCTTTCCTCCCACACTTGCAGCTCCTTGGCTAGCTCTGGCACAACAAGAAAGGTCTTCCAGCCTTGACGTTTCTTTGATTTGAGGATGTCTCCGAAAATGTGATCTCCAATATAGAGGATGTCCTTGCCACTGACATCCAGCAGATCGGAGATGATGTCTGACGATCCTgcacagagagaagaaaatatgaaatagaCTTTCAAGAGAGGCAATGTTCAAAACTTTATGAGTTCCTGGCATCTTTAGCACCAGTGacttatttgtttgtgtttttcattgtgactctgtgtctttttttttttctttttttgtgttaaatgtgaCATGTTTGTGCACCACTCAGTCTATTAGCTTTTTAGCTGCCGATATTTcaataaacatatttcattGGACTATTACAGCTCAAATAATTGGTGATTATTCTCAATTTGAATacacaaaatgctaaaaaaaaaaaaaaaaaagacgaagaagaagaagaagaaaataaaacaaaaccatatGAACTAACACTTCTAATTAAGAAATCGTGTTAAATAAATTCGGTAGATTTTCCATGAATAGCTATATTCTGCCCCCTACTGGCTATTGACCGTCTGAGCAGTTTAGCAAGTTTGTAACTGAAAGGCGCTGAGATGTGTCAAcgcaaacaaaaatgttaacacAGAACATAACGACATAGtctataaatacagaaataaatacattgttaCATGCacaacatgtttatttaaatgccaACATGTCACtgagatattttattttaaaactaaactcaTATCTGTGGtctgaatttaattatttattctcatttaTATCTAGTAACACAATCAAACACAAATAAAGCAGATAACCTTTTTACTGCGATAACTTGGAGTCTTTTATAAGataaacaaaagttttccaCATGAGAAGTGAACTAATAATATAATCAACTAACAATTTTTCAAACATGATCAAATCTAAGGTATTAATGTCTTCACCTTGATCTGTAAGGCTTGTAACAACAGGTTTTATCTACCATTAGATACAGAATGAGATAATAGACAAAAACCTGACTGATTCACATtagaaaagtaaaatgagaCACTGACTGAATGAATAAGGTGATTATTTAAGCAAAACAGGAAGCAACAACTTGTAACAATGTAAAAATAGAGAATAGTTTTAGAGAAAATTATCATGTCTGGAAGTTTTTTGATGAAGGCTTTAAAGATTCATCCAGCCAACTAGTGTGTTAAACCAAAGGTTGACAAAGGGTCAGTAAAACTGATttctaataattaaaaatgtaattaatttaaaatgaatataaaccCTTTCATTGAGTGTCGAATAAAGTTCTTCTAACCAAACAACCTCAAGAGAACACACCTATTGGTACTCTTGAGTAATCTTTAAAGTCCATACTCTCTAAATAATGATTTGGTCCTCACCTCCAGAGTAAACTGTACCATGCTGCAGGTCTCCAGTGTAAGTCCCAATGCGCAGCTTTCCTGTGTTCTGCGTGTCCAACATAAAATAACACACTGTTACTAATGCAATTAGTTCCTCAAATCCCTGCCAAGAGACAGTTTTCATACCGTGTCCACTTGTCTCAGCACAGTGCCATCTGCAAAGAACAGAGGCTTCCTGGTATCGACGACAACAAGGTCAAAGAAAGCACGCCACGGCTTTTTGGGGCTTCCAGGCtgcaataaaacagaataaatattaTATTCTTTTCAAGAAAATTAACACACCAAAAAAGGTATTTTAGCCTTACCTTTGGGTTGCTTTCCAGCAGATACTTCATGATAGCCTAACGCAAGAAGGAACATTCAACAATCATGTTAAACTCGGATTTACTCTCAAAGCCATACAGTCCTCATGACCTCACCTCCGTGTAGTTGTAGTCACTATTGGTAGCCAAGAAAATCTTCGCCACCTCTTTAATTCGAGTCAGGAGCACAGGGATGTTTGGCTGTGGTggaaacatttgtctttttagcATTTCAACCATTCAGAACTAAAACGCACTCAGACGAGATCAGTGTACTCACATCTTTGATGACGTACTTCTCCAAATTCTTGATCGTCTGTTCTTTCAGGGTTCCCTATAGAGCAGCAAGTGTTggctttattatttagcataaagtacaagaataaaaaaaaaatgctttttttgatGGTTTACTGTGTCATGAATAAAATCCATTGCATCTCGAACATCCTGGAACATGCTTCTGTAGGACATGAACAAGTCTCCATGCTGGAAACCTTTCTGGAGGCTAGGAGAATGAAAGgtaccaacaaaaaaaatgttctttttaagcTTGAAATAGAAAGAGTTGTACAGACATTTTCAGAGTTTGCTGCTTCGGATGTTGTTAAGCCATGGAATGGCCGTTATTAGTGGTTATCAGCCCCATTGATTAACTTCAGGCGGTCCCTCCTGGGAGGCTCAGTAGATTGTTATCTACCATTCGTATCGCTGATCACAGCAGCTTATCGCTAAcagaactttttcttttctttcagcttttttaaaaaaacattatttacaattTACGTACTAGTTTGAGTAGGATATCAAGAATTTACTACAGATAAATGCCAGATGTATCAGTCATAAGACTTTAATTcggtatttaaaaataactcagtAAAGTGTGAAACCGGAGGGTTTTGTGTTGTAGTTAGCTCgatttaaaagctttatttacaatttaccTACTATTTTTGAGTATGATATCAATGATTTACtccaaataaatgcaaaatgtaacaacaaaaaaaccctccgGTTTTAGACGttactgtcatttttaaataccGAATTAAAGTCTTATGACTTTATATACATCTGGCATTTATTTGTAGTAAATTCTTGACATCCTACTCAAACTAGCAAGTATATtgtaaataaaggttttttaaaaaaagctaaaaataaaaaaagttccATCAGCGATAAGCTGCTGTGATCAGCGACACGAATGGTAGATAACCTACTGAGCCTCCCAGGGGGCACAGGATGGACCGCCTGAAGCCATTCAACGGGGCTGATAACCACTAATAACGGCCATTCCATGGGTTGATAACATTCTAGGCGGGTGGTTTGCAGCATAAATGAAAGGTGCATTAAGAAACTGATAAGCATGTTCACTCACTTTGAGTATCTGGTGCATCGAGTAAAGAAATCCACCAGACATGCATAAAGGTAAGtctctgaaaaaaagaaaatgagttaTTTCATGATGTCACACATCTATATATGTAATTGTATGTTTCATTTAGATTTCAGAAATTATGAAATCACATAGAAATGAGTTCATTTCCTACCCGACAGATTGAAGAGGGTGTTAAGAATGTGGAACCTGTCAGTGTCATCTCTTTGGATGAACTTGTTTCGATAGTAGTACTGAATGTCTTCCCTGTGAACCAAACCAGAAAACATGAATCGTTACTGTATCTATCTAGATCGAAAAACTAAGTAAACTGTCCACAAATtagcaatttaatttaatttaaagttgcCTTGTTGTTTGGTTATTATGAACTGAATTTTCTAAAGACTGGGTTTCATTCAGTGTGAATAAAAAgtgttattgtaatttttttgctttattgacTGTCTGTGTTGTTGGTTAGTTAGTATAGTTAACTAATTAGCTGGTGATTAAATTGTTAGGTAGCTGAACAGTTGATTGGCTGCTAAATGGTTAAATAGGGAGATAAGTAGTTTGTTGGCCTGTATTTTGATTGAGTAGCTGATTACCCTGTGAGTTGGTATGTTTGGTTGGTTAATTTGTTGATTGATTTGGTAATCCACTGACCAAATGATTGATTAACTGGTTAAATGGATGGTTAATTAAATAACTGCTTGGTTGGTTTGCTAGTTTATTAATGGGAAAACAGTTGATTCATtgatatataaaattaaattagtttttatccAATATTTTTCTGTTCCCTTCTCATAAAGCATTTATGACTGAAGTGTCCTGAATGAATGAGAATCTACAGCAAGAAGCAATACAACAGTCAGCACTGTTATTCAACTTGACTTTGACCTTACTCTCTAAGGAAGCGGAAACCATGACTGCAAACTAAGATGTTGCCGTTTGAATCCACCTTCAGCAGGTTCCCTAATGTTTTATCAAGGACTATCCCGCTGTCAGGAGACAAGAAGAAAGGGCAAAGAAAGTGAGTTAGACAAACAAATAATTGACTTTTGCTTTGAATGAATAGATGAAGCTTTAGAAACAGAGACTCACCGGGTGGGGAAGCTTGGGTCGTACGTATATCGAAGAATCTCATGAGGGTATCCAATCGACACCATTCTGTCTCTCAATAGCTCAAAGCCCATGCTCTCATAGTCAGGAGATTTATACACTGCAAACAGAGAAGCCGATAGATGACTGGCATTCTGTCAGTGAGTCTGTAATTCTATGATTTTTTAGCCGTATTCCTTCACTTACTTGCCAGTGTATAGTCCATGTCAAAGCCATAGCACTTAATGTTTTCCAGAGTCAGGCTCCTGTTAACAAACACCCTGCAAGTGAACACAATA contains:
- the nt5c2l1 gene encoding 5'-nucleotidase, cytosolic II, like 1, which codes for MANSDFEKKVFVNRSLTLENIKCYGFDMDYTLAMYKSPDYESMGFELLRDRMVSIGYPHEILRYTYDPSFPTRGIVLDKTLGNLLKVDSNGNILVCSHGFRFLREEDIQYYYRNKFIQRDDTDRFHILNTLFNLSETYLYACLVDFFTRCTRYSNLQKGFQHGDLFMSYRSMFQDVRDAMDFIHDTGTLKEQTIKNLEKYVIKDPNIPVLLTRIKEVAKIFLATNSDYNYTEAIMKYLLESNPKPGSPKKPWRAFFDLVVVDTRKPLFFADGTVLRQVDTNTGKLRIGTYTGDLQHGTVYSGGSSDIISDLLDVSGKDILYIGDHIFGDILKSKKRQGWKTFLVVPELAKELQVWEERRNLFEELKHLDFYLAELYRHLDSGSIECPDISNIQTRIKVLTHRMDMSYGQMGSLLRSGYTQTLFASQLIRYADLYSSTCINLLHYPFNYLFMAPPVLMPHEAVSQSSADVPSTQQNVNNHKDTMN